A genomic segment from Spinacia oleracea cultivar Varoflay chromosome 3, BTI_SOV_V1, whole genome shotgun sequence encodes:
- the LOC110787652 gene encoding J domain-containing protein required for chloroplast accumulation response 1 isoform X1 produces the protein MEKVLLGYGSSNSMSNSSSRRDSEVDFSDVFGGPPRCSSTHEFYLNDSVDGDDDSRDGLRNSWSGLREKPVFGEEIGVRRRYTNEDFYGDIFGGDQPLLSSSVSPKMLMPGRNPFSSAPGSRLMSPSRPATESCPAPLHFSLPGRTAIPDTMASTSMNQSSNLSRRSLSRFNQTIQNYSEIHDDQPSAMSSQVSVDGNESTSNNKLDGAEYEGEVIVNSKGSQFHNNNIQFHFSIYKWPSKGVQYVMSSKRISSKERMTDDRYLSSSEGIGSAYLVMENNKEGVIVNESVSSSKRQMPSTSNDDTVVHETSADVTGSGPVMFDATYQVGEAPPSIGLEDTKQVPILSQKLSDAVAEDSSLKHSSKKTKSNMMSLASLFGEEKKGKKKAASEKGGKKKKVNETDKVSVNDEISSYKDNKSKVQNSSAGAEENDDISSNKNNNVNKSKVHKSSAGAKESDDTPSNNVNKSKVHKSSSGAKENGETSSNNVRKSKVHNSSAGAKEGDDTSNNTVDKRKVVQKSSTGAKNDVSKNDAAGKVKDFVKIFNQDSTSKEKSNIAGKSRSWRWKNTTNSEAKNEVKTSSADNHDEVMQASYVNLDKTWSESIQVVDGESFLSVDQVFIFDDSHRVGDTTTSASNTEPNTDDIRASSPKINATSSIDDILDKGLLQDIETELATDSQEENKGYESKVRQWSKGKEGNIRALLSTMQFVLWPNSGWKPIPLVDIIEANAVKKAYQRALLCLHPDKLQQKGAAPYQKFIAEKVFDILQGRYLGTRVVRRIWMCAPEQAHYA, from the exons ATGGAGAAAGTTTTGTTAGGATATGGTTCGTCAAATTCTATGTCAAACTCTTCGAGTAGAAGAGACTCAGAAGTTGATTTTAGTGATGTTTTTGGCGGACCACCCAGGTGTTCTTCAACCCATGAATTTTACTTAAATGATAGTGTTGATGGTGACGATGATAGCAGGGATGGGTTAAGGAATTCATGGTCCGGGTTGAGAGAAAAACCCGTATTCGGGGAAGAAATTGGTGTTCGAAGGAGGTACACAAATGAGGATTTCTATGGTGATATATTTGGTGGTGATCAACCTTTGCTGAGTAGTTCTGTATCTCCAAAAATGCTTATGCCGGGTAGGAACCCGTTTTCGTCAGCCCCGGGTTCGAGGTTAATGAGTCCTTCACGGCCTGCGACTGAATCCTGTCCAGCTCCCTTGCACTTCAG CTTACCAGGCAGAACAGCAATCCCAGATACTATGGCATCTACTTCAATGAATCAAAGCTCGAATTTATCTAGGCGTTCACTTTCCAGATTTAACCAAACTATCCAGAATTATTCGGAAATTCATGATGATCAACCAAGTGCTATGTCAAGTCAGGTTTCTGTTGATGGTAATGAGTCAACAAGCAATAACAAGTTAGACGGAGCAGAATATGAGGGTGAAGTTATTGTCAATTCAAAAGGTTCACAATTTCATAACAATAACATCCAGTTTCATTTTTCTATATATAAATGGCCAAGCAAAGGAGTACAGTATGTAATGTCTTCTAAGAGAATAAGTTCAAAAGAGAGAATGACAGATGATAGATACTTAAGCAGTAGTGAAGGGATTGGAAGTGCTTATTTGGTTATGGAAAACAATAAAGAAGGTGTGATCGTTAATGAGTCTGTTTCCTCTAGCAAACGCCAGATGCCATCTACTTCAAATGATGACACAGTTGTACATGAAACTAGTGCAGATGTCACTGGTTCTGGTCCTGTCATGTTTGATGCAACTTATCAAGTAGGTGAAGCTCCTCCTTCCATTGGGCTAGAGGATACGAAACAAGTACCTATTCTTTCACAGAAACTTTCAGATGCAGTAGCAGAGGATAGTTCTCTGAAACATTCTTCAAAGAAAACGAAATCTAACATGATGTCTCTAGCCTCCTTGTTTGGGGAAGAGAAAAAAG GAAAAAAGAAAGCAGCTTCTGAAAAGGGAGGGAAGAAAAAAAAGGTTAATGAAACAGACAAAGTATCTGTGAATGATGAGATCTCAAGTTACAAAGATAACAAAAGTAAGGTGCAAAATTCATCTGCTGGAGCAGAAGAAAATGATGATATTTCAAGTAACAAAAACAACAATGTTAACAAAAGTAAGGTGCATAAGTCGTCCGCTGGAGCAAAAGAGAGTGATGATACCCCAAGTAACAACGTTAACAAAAGTAAGGTTCATAAGTCATCCTCTGGGGCAAAAGAGAATGGTGAGACCTCAAGCAACAATGTTAGGAAAAGTAAGGTGCATAATTCGTCTGCTGGAGCAAAAGAGGGTGATGATACATCAAATAACACGGTTGACAAACGTAAGGTGGTGCAAAAGTCATCTACTGGAGCAAAGAATGATGTTTCCAAAAACGATGCTGCTGGAAAAGTTAAagattttgtcaaaatattcaACCAGGATTCTACTTCAAAAGAAAAGAGTAATATTGCGGGTAAAAGTCGTAGTTGGAGATGGAAGAACACAACTAACTCTGAAGCAAAGAATGAAGTTAAGACCTCTTCTGCTGATAACCATGATGAAGTAATGCAAGCTTCCTATGTCAACTTGGACAAAACGTGGTCAGAGTCCATACAAGTG GTTGATGGAGAATCTTTTCTATCAGTTGATCAAGTATTCATCTTCGATGACAGTCATAGAGTCGGTGACACTACTACTTCGGCGTCAAATACTG AACCAAATACAGATGATATTAGAGCTTCATCCCCGAAAATCAATGCAACTTCTtctattgatgatatcctg GATAAGGGATTGTTACAAGACATTGAAACAGAATTAGCAACCGATTCTCAGGAGGAAAATAAG GGTTATGAAAGTAAAGTACGACAATGGTCTAAAGGAAAGGAAGGAAACATACGTGCACTGCTTTCAACAATGCAATTT GTTCTTTGGCCTAACAGTGGATGGAAGCCAATTCCACTTGTTGATATAATAGAAGCAAATGCAGTGAAAAAAGCATATCAAAGAGCTCTACTATGCTTGCACCCTGATAAATTACAACAGAAAGGTGCTGCTCCATATCAAAAGTTCATTGCAGAAAAGGTTTTTGATATTTTGCAG GGGAGATATTTAGGAACGAGGGTTGTCCGCAGGATTTGGATGTGTGCGCCAGAACAGGCGCACTATGCCTGA
- the LOC110787652 gene encoding J domain-containing protein required for chloroplast accumulation response 1 isoform X3, which yields MASTSMNQSSNLSRRSLSRFNQTIQNYSEIHDDQPSAMSSQVSVDGNESTSNNKLDGAEYEGEVIVNSKGSQFHNNNIQFHFSIYKWPSKGVQYVMSSKRISSKERMTDDRYLSSSEGIGSAYLVMENNKEGVIVNESVSSSKRQMPSTSNDDTVVHETSADVTGSGPVMFDATYQVGEAPPSIGLEDTKQVPILSQKLSDAVAEDSSLKHSSKKTKSNMMSLASLFGEEKKGKKKAASEKGGKKKKVNETDKVSVNDEISSYKDNKSKVQNSSAGAEENDDISSNKNNNVNKSKVHKSSAGAKESDDTPSNNVNKSKVHKSSSGAKENGETSSNNVRKSKVHNSSAGAKEGDDTSNNTVDKRKVVQKSSTGAKNDVSKNDAAGKVKDFVKIFNQDSTSKEKSNIAGKSRSWRWKNTTNSEAKNEVKTSSADNHDEVMQASYVNLDKTWSESIQVVDGESFLSVDQVFIFDDSHRVGDTTTSASNTEPNTDDIRASSPKINATSSIDDILDKGLLQDIETELATDSQEENKGYESKVRQWSKGKEGNIRALLSTMQFVLWPNSGWKPIPLVDIIEANAVKKAYQRALLCLHPDKLQQKGAAPYQKFIAEKVFDILQGRYLGTRVVRRIWMCAPEQAHYA from the exons ATGGCATCTACTTCAATGAATCAAAGCTCGAATTTATCTAGGCGTTCACTTTCCAGATTTAACCAAACTATCCAGAATTATTCGGAAATTCATGATGATCAACCAAGTGCTATGTCAAGTCAGGTTTCTGTTGATGGTAATGAGTCAACAAGCAATAACAAGTTAGACGGAGCAGAATATGAGGGTGAAGTTATTGTCAATTCAAAAGGTTCACAATTTCATAACAATAACATCCAGTTTCATTTTTCTATATATAAATGGCCAAGCAAAGGAGTACAGTATGTAATGTCTTCTAAGAGAATAAGTTCAAAAGAGAGAATGACAGATGATAGATACTTAAGCAGTAGTGAAGGGATTGGAAGTGCTTATTTGGTTATGGAAAACAATAAAGAAGGTGTGATCGTTAATGAGTCTGTTTCCTCTAGCAAACGCCAGATGCCATCTACTTCAAATGATGACACAGTTGTACATGAAACTAGTGCAGATGTCACTGGTTCTGGTCCTGTCATGTTTGATGCAACTTATCAAGTAGGTGAAGCTCCTCCTTCCATTGGGCTAGAGGATACGAAACAAGTACCTATTCTTTCACAGAAACTTTCAGATGCAGTAGCAGAGGATAGTTCTCTGAAACATTCTTCAAAGAAAACGAAATCTAACATGATGTCTCTAGCCTCCTTGTTTGGGGAAGAGAAAAAAG GAAAAAAGAAAGCAGCTTCTGAAAAGGGAGGGAAGAAAAAAAAGGTTAATGAAACAGACAAAGTATCTGTGAATGATGAGATCTCAAGTTACAAAGATAACAAAAGTAAGGTGCAAAATTCATCTGCTGGAGCAGAAGAAAATGATGATATTTCAAGTAACAAAAACAACAATGTTAACAAAAGTAAGGTGCATAAGTCGTCCGCTGGAGCAAAAGAGAGTGATGATACCCCAAGTAACAACGTTAACAAAAGTAAGGTTCATAAGTCATCCTCTGGGGCAAAAGAGAATGGTGAGACCTCAAGCAACAATGTTAGGAAAAGTAAGGTGCATAATTCGTCTGCTGGAGCAAAAGAGGGTGATGATACATCAAATAACACGGTTGACAAACGTAAGGTGGTGCAAAAGTCATCTACTGGAGCAAAGAATGATGTTTCCAAAAACGATGCTGCTGGAAAAGTTAAagattttgtcaaaatattcaACCAGGATTCTACTTCAAAAGAAAAGAGTAATATTGCGGGTAAAAGTCGTAGTTGGAGATGGAAGAACACAACTAACTCTGAAGCAAAGAATGAAGTTAAGACCTCTTCTGCTGATAACCATGATGAAGTAATGCAAGCTTCCTATGTCAACTTGGACAAAACGTGGTCAGAGTCCATACAAGTG GTTGATGGAGAATCTTTTCTATCAGTTGATCAAGTATTCATCTTCGATGACAGTCATAGAGTCGGTGACACTACTACTTCGGCGTCAAATACTG AACCAAATACAGATGATATTAGAGCTTCATCCCCGAAAATCAATGCAACTTCTtctattgatgatatcctg GATAAGGGATTGTTACAAGACATTGAAACAGAATTAGCAACCGATTCTCAGGAGGAAAATAAG GGTTATGAAAGTAAAGTACGACAATGGTCTAAAGGAAAGGAAGGAAACATACGTGCACTGCTTTCAACAATGCAATTT GTTCTTTGGCCTAACAGTGGATGGAAGCCAATTCCACTTGTTGATATAATAGAAGCAAATGCAGTGAAAAAAGCATATCAAAGAGCTCTACTATGCTTGCACCCTGATAAATTACAACAGAAAGGTGCTGCTCCATATCAAAAGTTCATTGCAGAAAAGGTTTTTGATATTTTGCAG GGGAGATATTTAGGAACGAGGGTTGTCCGCAGGATTTGGATGTGTGCGCCAGAACAGGCGCACTATGCCTGA
- the LOC110787652 gene encoding J domain-containing protein required for chloroplast accumulation response 1 isoform X2 has product MEKVLLGYGSSNSMSNSSSRRDSEVDFSDVFGGPPRCSSTHEFYLNDSVDGDDDSRDGLRNSWSGLREKPVFGEEIGVRRRYTNEDFYGDIFGGDQPLLSSSVSPKMLMPGRNPFSSAPGSRLMSPSRPATESCPAPLHFSLPGRTAIPDTMASTSMNQSSNLSRRSLSRFNQTIQNYSEIHDDQPSAMSSQVSVDGNESTSNNKLDGAEYEGEVIVNSKGSQFHNNNIQFHFSIYKWPSKGVQYVMSSKRISSKERMTDDRYLSSSEGIGSAYLVMENNKEGVIVNESVSSSKRQMPSTSNDDTVVHETSADVTGSGPVMFDATYQVGEAPPSIGLEDTKQVPILSQKLSDAVAEDSSLKHSSKKTKSNMMSLASLFGEEKKGKKKAASEKGGKKKKVNETDKVSVNDEISSYKDNKSKVQNSSAGAEENDDISSNKNNNVNKSKVHKSSAGAKESDDTPSNNVNKSKVHKSSSGAKENGETSSNNVRKSKVHNSSAGAKEGDDTSNNTVDKRKVVQKSSTGAKNDVSKNDAAGKVKDFVKIFNQDSTSKEKSNIAGKSRSWRWKNTTNSEAKNEVKTSSADNHDEVMQASYVNLDKTWSESIQVVDGESFLSVDQVFIFDDSHRVGDTTTSASNTEPNTDDIRASSPKINATSSIDDILDKGLLQDIETELATDSQEENKGYESKVRQWSKGKEGNIRALLSTMQFVLWPNSGWKPIPLVDIIEANAVKKAYQRALLCLHPDKLQQKGAAPYQKFIAEKVFDILQESWDQFNAIGLLS; this is encoded by the exons ATGGAGAAAGTTTTGTTAGGATATGGTTCGTCAAATTCTATGTCAAACTCTTCGAGTAGAAGAGACTCAGAAGTTGATTTTAGTGATGTTTTTGGCGGACCACCCAGGTGTTCTTCAACCCATGAATTTTACTTAAATGATAGTGTTGATGGTGACGATGATAGCAGGGATGGGTTAAGGAATTCATGGTCCGGGTTGAGAGAAAAACCCGTATTCGGGGAAGAAATTGGTGTTCGAAGGAGGTACACAAATGAGGATTTCTATGGTGATATATTTGGTGGTGATCAACCTTTGCTGAGTAGTTCTGTATCTCCAAAAATGCTTATGCCGGGTAGGAACCCGTTTTCGTCAGCCCCGGGTTCGAGGTTAATGAGTCCTTCACGGCCTGCGACTGAATCCTGTCCAGCTCCCTTGCACTTCAG CTTACCAGGCAGAACAGCAATCCCAGATACTATGGCATCTACTTCAATGAATCAAAGCTCGAATTTATCTAGGCGTTCACTTTCCAGATTTAACCAAACTATCCAGAATTATTCGGAAATTCATGATGATCAACCAAGTGCTATGTCAAGTCAGGTTTCTGTTGATGGTAATGAGTCAACAAGCAATAACAAGTTAGACGGAGCAGAATATGAGGGTGAAGTTATTGTCAATTCAAAAGGTTCACAATTTCATAACAATAACATCCAGTTTCATTTTTCTATATATAAATGGCCAAGCAAAGGAGTACAGTATGTAATGTCTTCTAAGAGAATAAGTTCAAAAGAGAGAATGACAGATGATAGATACTTAAGCAGTAGTGAAGGGATTGGAAGTGCTTATTTGGTTATGGAAAACAATAAAGAAGGTGTGATCGTTAATGAGTCTGTTTCCTCTAGCAAACGCCAGATGCCATCTACTTCAAATGATGACACAGTTGTACATGAAACTAGTGCAGATGTCACTGGTTCTGGTCCTGTCATGTTTGATGCAACTTATCAAGTAGGTGAAGCTCCTCCTTCCATTGGGCTAGAGGATACGAAACAAGTACCTATTCTTTCACAGAAACTTTCAGATGCAGTAGCAGAGGATAGTTCTCTGAAACATTCTTCAAAGAAAACGAAATCTAACATGATGTCTCTAGCCTCCTTGTTTGGGGAAGAGAAAAAAG GAAAAAAGAAAGCAGCTTCTGAAAAGGGAGGGAAGAAAAAAAAGGTTAATGAAACAGACAAAGTATCTGTGAATGATGAGATCTCAAGTTACAAAGATAACAAAAGTAAGGTGCAAAATTCATCTGCTGGAGCAGAAGAAAATGATGATATTTCAAGTAACAAAAACAACAATGTTAACAAAAGTAAGGTGCATAAGTCGTCCGCTGGAGCAAAAGAGAGTGATGATACCCCAAGTAACAACGTTAACAAAAGTAAGGTTCATAAGTCATCCTCTGGGGCAAAAGAGAATGGTGAGACCTCAAGCAACAATGTTAGGAAAAGTAAGGTGCATAATTCGTCTGCTGGAGCAAAAGAGGGTGATGATACATCAAATAACACGGTTGACAAACGTAAGGTGGTGCAAAAGTCATCTACTGGAGCAAAGAATGATGTTTCCAAAAACGATGCTGCTGGAAAAGTTAAagattttgtcaaaatattcaACCAGGATTCTACTTCAAAAGAAAAGAGTAATATTGCGGGTAAAAGTCGTAGTTGGAGATGGAAGAACACAACTAACTCTGAAGCAAAGAATGAAGTTAAGACCTCTTCTGCTGATAACCATGATGAAGTAATGCAAGCTTCCTATGTCAACTTGGACAAAACGTGGTCAGAGTCCATACAAGTG GTTGATGGAGAATCTTTTCTATCAGTTGATCAAGTATTCATCTTCGATGACAGTCATAGAGTCGGTGACACTACTACTTCGGCGTCAAATACTG AACCAAATACAGATGATATTAGAGCTTCATCCCCGAAAATCAATGCAACTTCTtctattgatgatatcctg GATAAGGGATTGTTACAAGACATTGAAACAGAATTAGCAACCGATTCTCAGGAGGAAAATAAG GGTTATGAAAGTAAAGTACGACAATGGTCTAAAGGAAAGGAAGGAAACATACGTGCACTGCTTTCAACAATGCAATTT GTTCTTTGGCCTAACAGTGGATGGAAGCCAATTCCACTTGTTGATATAATAGAAGCAAATGCAGTGAAAAAAGCATATCAAAGAGCTCTACTATGCTTGCACCCTGATAAATTACAACAGAAAGGTGCTGCTCCATATCAAAAGTTCATTGCAGAAAAGGTTTTTGATATTTTGCAG GAATCTTGGGATCAATTTAATGCCATTGGACTTCTTTCTTGA